A genomic stretch from Halorhodospira halophila SL1 includes:
- the nuoK gene encoding NADH-quinone oxidoreductase subunit NuoK: MIELSDFLILGALLFSLGVAGIFLNRKNVILLLMCIELILLAVNINFIGFSAYLEDMAGQIFVFFILTVAAAEAAIGLAIVVVLFRSRGDINVAAMDAMKG; the protein is encoded by the coding sequence ATGATCGAGCTGTCCGATTTCCTGATCCTGGGGGCGTTGCTGTTCTCCCTCGGCGTGGCAGGCATCTTCCTCAACCGGAAGAACGTGATCCTGCTGTTGATGTGCATCGAGCTGATCCTGCTCGCCGTCAACATCAACTTCATCGGCTTCTCCGCCTATCTGGAGGATATGGCCGGGCAGATCTTCGTCTTCTTCATCCTCACGGTGGCGGCGGCGGAGGCGGCCATCGGTCTGGCCATCGTCGTGGTCCTGTTCCGTTCACGCGGTGACATCAACGTCGCCGCCATGGATGCGATGAAGGGGTAA
- the rimP gene encoding ribosome maturation factor RimP, protein MSQIQTLHSLLEPTVTGLGYELVGVELTGAKGNRTLRVYIDTPAGIRLEDCEAVSHQVSGLLDVEDPIEGAYNLEVSSPGLDRPIFKSADYDRFSGERIKLRLLELYEGRRRVKGVLLGLDGEFVRVRDVDGVELRIPLELIDRARLDLEP, encoded by the coding sequence ATGTCACAGATCCAGACGCTTCACTCGTTACTAGAGCCGACGGTCACCGGGCTGGGCTACGAGCTGGTCGGTGTCGAGCTGACCGGGGCCAAGGGCAATCGCACGCTGCGGGTCTATATCGATACGCCTGCGGGCATTCGCCTGGAGGATTGCGAAGCGGTCAGCCACCAGGTCAGCGGGTTGCTGGACGTCGAGGACCCGATCGAGGGGGCCTACAACCTGGAGGTCTCTTCGCCGGGGCTGGACCGGCCGATCTTCAAGTCGGCAGATTACGACCGCTTCAGCGGCGAGCGGATCAAGCTGCGCCTGCTGGAGCTCTACGAGGGGCGTCGCCGGGTCAAGGGCGTCCTGCTGGGACTGGATGGTGAATTCGTGCGGGTGCGCGATGTCGACGGGGTCGAGCTGCGCATCCCCCTGGAGCTGATCGACCGGGCGCGGCTGGATCTCGAGCCGTGA
- the nuoN gene encoding NADH-quinone oxidoreductase subunit NuoN, which produces MSFETPDFSLALPEIWLLAATCGVLVVDLFSSDPRRSATFYLTQGALLVTAVLALSTQWGVNEVTFSGHYMADSLGAVVKASVALLSVLALAYTRPYLGDRGLLQGEFYLLALFANLGMLVIASGGSLLSLYLGLELLSLALYALVAYHRDSRQAAEAAMKYFVLGSLASGILLYGMSMVYGATASLELSVIAEVAGRHSDPLMLLFGVVFMLVGVAFKLGAAPFHAWVPDVYQGAPTPVTLFLSTAPKVAAVALFMRLLVDGLGPMHEQLEPMLMILAVASLLVGNLIAIVQTNFKRMLAYSAIAHAGFIMVGFTAGTDAGHAAALFYTIAYSIMAAGAFGMITVLARSGFEAEEIADLRGLNERHPVYAGVLLLVLVSMTGIPGTVGFYAKYLVLQAAVEAGHIPLAIFAVVAAVVGAFYYLRVLKVVYFDRPEAEVDADTLPAPGASSAIRSLVVVNGVAVLVLGIFPERLIALCQAALGL; this is translated from the coding sequence ATGAGCTTCGAGACGCCCGATTTCTCCCTGGCGCTGCCGGAAATCTGGTTGCTGGCGGCCACCTGCGGTGTGCTGGTGGTGGACCTCTTCTCCAGCGATCCCCGGCGTAGCGCGACCTTTTACCTGACCCAGGGAGCGCTGCTGGTCACCGCAGTGCTGGCCCTGAGTACCCAGTGGGGCGTGAACGAGGTGACCTTCTCGGGCCACTACATGGCCGATTCGCTGGGTGCCGTGGTGAAGGCCTCCGTAGCGCTCTTGTCGGTGCTCGCCCTGGCCTATACGCGGCCCTACCTGGGGGACCGCGGCCTGCTCCAGGGGGAGTTCTACCTGCTGGCGCTGTTCGCCAACCTGGGCATGCTGGTGATCGCCTCCGGGGGGAGTCTGCTGAGCCTTTACCTCGGCCTGGAGCTGCTGTCGCTGGCGCTCTACGCGCTGGTGGCCTACCACCGTGATTCGCGCCAGGCGGCCGAGGCGGCGATGAAATATTTCGTCCTCGGTTCGCTGGCCTCGGGGATCCTGCTCTACGGCATGTCGATGGTCTACGGCGCCACGGCGAGCCTGGAGCTGTCGGTGATCGCCGAGGTGGCCGGCCGTCACTCCGATCCGCTGATGTTGCTCTTCGGCGTGGTGTTCATGCTGGTGGGCGTGGCCTTCAAGCTCGGGGCCGCGCCGTTCCACGCCTGGGTGCCGGACGTCTATCAGGGCGCCCCGACGCCGGTGACGCTGTTCCTGAGCACCGCGCCCAAGGTTGCGGCGGTGGCGCTGTTCATGCGCCTGCTCGTTGACGGGCTGGGGCCGATGCACGAGCAGCTCGAGCCGATGCTGATGATCCTGGCCGTCGCCTCGCTGTTGGTTGGCAACCTGATCGCCATCGTGCAGACCAACTTCAAGCGCATGCTGGCCTATTCGGCCATCGCCCACGCCGGCTTCATCATGGTTGGGTTCACGGCCGGGACGGATGCCGGTCATGCGGCGGCCCTGTTCTACACAATCGCCTACAGCATCATGGCGGCCGGCGCCTTCGGGATGATTACGGTGTTGGCGCGCTCCGGTTTCGAGGCCGAGGAGATTGCCGATCTGCGCGGGCTCAATGAGCGCCACCCGGTCTACGCCGGCGTGCTGTTGCTGGTGCTGGTGTCGATGACGGGCATCCCCGGTACCGTGGGCTTCTACGCGAAATACCTGGTCCTCCAGGCCGCCGTCGAGGCGGGCCATATCCCGCTGGCGATCTTTGCCGTGGTGGCGGCCGTGGTGGGCGCCTTCTACTACCTGCGGGTTCTCAAGGTCGTCTACTTCGACCGCCCGGAGGCCGAGGTGGATGCGGATACGCTGCCGGCTCCCGGCGCCTCCTCGGCGATCCGCAGCCTCGTGGTGGTCAACGGCGTCGCGGTCCTGGTGCTGGGGATCTTCCCGGAGCGCCTGATCGCGCTGTGCCAGGCGGCTTTGGGCCTTTAG
- a CDS encoding NADH-quinone oxidoreductase subunit M, producing MFDGWLLSLIIWLPILGGAAVLAVGRRSEVAVRELATGVAGLTFLFSLVLWFAFEPGGGMQFVEKRDWVPTFDIHYHLGVDGISMPLVVLTAFATLLVVIAGRSGITYRPAQYMGAFLVMEGLMIGVFAALDAILFYVFWEAMLVPMFLLIGMWGGANRIYATIKFFLYTFLGSVLMLIAFLYLRWEAGSFGVLDFHGLSIGLEAQILIFLALLAAFAVKVPMWPVHTWLPDAHTEAPTGGSVILAAITLKMGAYGFLRFALPIAPEASQELAWLVIAMSLIAIVYIGLVAMVQEDMKRLIAYSSIAHMGFATLGFFVIFQAGLGAEAGDGALMAMTGGYVQLISHGFISAALFLCVGVLYDRMHTRNIADYGGVINRMPIFGALFVVFAMANAGLPGTSGFVGEFLVILGSYQASFWYAAIAGLTLIVGAAYSLWLVKRVVFGPVANERVAALNDLDRREFLLLGVLAVLVIGVGVYPQALVAVAEPTLVELLNDVSAALPAAR from the coding sequence ATGTTCGACGGTTGGTTGCTTAGCCTGATTATCTGGCTGCCGATCCTCGGCGGTGCCGCGGTGCTGGCGGTGGGCCGGCGCTCGGAGGTGGCGGTCCGGGAATTGGCCACCGGTGTGGCGGGGCTGACATTCCTGTTCAGCCTGGTCCTCTGGTTCGCCTTCGAGCCCGGGGGCGGCATGCAGTTCGTGGAGAAGCGCGACTGGGTGCCGACCTTCGACATCCATTACCACCTCGGTGTGGACGGGATCTCGATGCCGCTGGTGGTGCTGACCGCCTTTGCAACGCTGCTGGTGGTGATCGCCGGACGCAGCGGCATCACCTACCGGCCGGCGCAGTACATGGGCGCCTTCCTGGTCATGGAAGGGTTGATGATCGGCGTCTTCGCCGCGCTGGACGCCATCCTCTTCTACGTCTTCTGGGAGGCGATGCTGGTGCCGATGTTCCTGCTCATCGGCATGTGGGGCGGCGCCAACCGCATCTACGCGACCATCAAGTTCTTCCTCTACACCTTCCTCGGCTCCGTGCTGATGCTCATCGCCTTCCTGTACCTGCGCTGGGAGGCGGGCAGCTTCGGTGTGCTCGACTTCCACGGCCTGAGCATCGGGCTGGAGGCGCAGATCCTGATCTTCCTGGCGCTGCTGGCGGCTTTCGCCGTCAAGGTGCCCATGTGGCCGGTGCACACCTGGCTGCCGGACGCGCACACCGAGGCGCCGACCGGGGGTTCGGTGATCCTGGCGGCGATCACCCTGAAGATGGGGGCCTACGGGTTCCTGCGCTTTGCGCTGCCCATCGCACCGGAAGCGAGCCAGGAGCTGGCCTGGCTGGTCATTGCCATGTCGCTGATCGCCATCGTCTACATCGGTCTGGTGGCGATGGTGCAGGAAGACATGAAGCGGCTGATCGCCTACTCGTCGATCGCCCACATGGGCTTCGCCACCCTTGGGTTCTTCGTGATCTTCCAGGCCGGGTTGGGTGCCGAGGCAGGGGACGGTGCGCTGATGGCGATGACCGGCGGCTACGTCCAGCTCATCTCCCACGGTTTCATCTCGGCGGCGCTGTTCCTCTGCGTCGGGGTGCTCTACGACCGGATGCACACCCGGAATATTGCCGACTACGGCGGGGTGATCAACCGCATGCCGATCTTCGGCGCCCTGTTCGTGGTCTTTGCCATGGCCAACGCGGGCCTCCCGGGGACGTCGGGCTTTGTCGGCGAGTTCCTGGTCATCCTCGGCAGCTACCAGGCCAGTTTCTGGTACGCCGCCATCGCTGGTCTGACCCTGATCGTGGGGGCTGCCTACTCGCTGTGGCTGGTCAAGCGGGTGGTGTTCGGGCCGGTGGCCAATGAGCGGGTGGCGGCTCTGAACGACCTCGACCGGCGCGAGTTCCTGCTGCTTGGCGTGCTCGCGGTGCTGGTGATCGGTGTCGGCGTCTACCCGCAGGCGCTGGTCGCCGTGGCGGAGCCGACCCTGGTCGAGTTGTTGAACGACGTCTCTGCAGCGCTCCCGGCTGCCCGGTAA
- the infB gene encoding translation initiation factor IF-2, which yields MAETTVKEFAQTVGIPVERLQAQLEAAGLGRRDDGAALSAEDKATLLAHLRQGSPEQEEEGGGSDGSPKKITLKRRSHSQLKMPAGRDAGSRGPRQTRTVNVEVRKRRTYVKRSDIEAEEKRKQEEAEEAAAQLERALEQEEAKREEDAAEAQRAGDTAVTGGDEAEQAPSEEAAPAEEAEPSAADAEAVEESGVEVQAAEPEETAADETARAQAEALKEKPKSQQDEAKKREEERERKRAELEAKREREAEERAQRKQEAKPKKKKAEQPAGGRGAGARRGGKKRGGGTAAKQLQQEFERPTAPVVREVEIPETITVAELADRMSVKAAALIKEMMKQGVMATINQAIDQETAAILVEEMGHKPKLQRDDDVEEELLRQGEQPEGEQIGRAPVVTVMGHVDHGKTSLLDYIRRAKVASGEAGGITQHIGAYRVEGENGSATFLDTPGHQAFTAMRARGAQMTDIVVLVVAADDGVMPQTKEAVEHARAAEVPIVVAVNKMDKEDADPNRVKQELSQMEVIPEEWGGDVQFVHVSAMTGEGMDELIEAIVLQAELQELKAVKDCPARGVVLESSLDKGRGPVATVLVQNGYLHRGDTVISGTEFGRVRALVDEHGKRVNEAGPSTPVEVLGLSGLPDAGDDIMVVEDERKAREVAESRSERQREKRLAQQQAARMENLFSQMKEDEVSTINLLVKADVHGSAEALRQSLEDLSHEEVRVRVVSSGVGAITESDVNLALASEAIMIGFNVRADAAAKRMVQEHGVDLHYYSVIYDAIEQVKNAISGMLEPTLEEHILGTAEVREVFRSSKLGQVAGCLVVDGVVRRRNPIRVLRDSVVIYEGELESLRRFKDDVNEVRAGTECGIGVKNYNDVRAGDQIECYERVEVQRSL from the coding sequence ATGGCGGAAACGACGGTTAAAGAATTTGCGCAGACGGTAGGGATCCCCGTGGAGCGGCTCCAGGCACAGCTGGAGGCGGCGGGGCTCGGTCGGCGCGACGACGGTGCAGCGCTCTCGGCGGAGGACAAGGCGACGCTGCTTGCGCACCTGCGGCAGGGCAGTCCTGAGCAAGAAGAGGAAGGGGGGGGGTCTGACGGGTCTCCCAAGAAGATCACCCTTAAGCGGCGCAGCCACAGTCAGCTGAAGATGCCGGCCGGTCGCGATGCGGGGAGCCGCGGCCCACGGCAGACGCGGACCGTCAATGTCGAGGTCCGCAAGCGGCGTACCTACGTCAAGCGCAGCGACATCGAGGCCGAGGAAAAGCGCAAGCAGGAAGAGGCCGAAGAGGCCGCCGCACAGCTCGAGCGCGCCCTGGAGCAGGAAGAGGCCAAGCGGGAAGAGGATGCCGCCGAGGCCCAGCGCGCCGGCGATACGGCCGTAACCGGCGGGGACGAGGCCGAGCAGGCGCCGAGCGAAGAGGCTGCGCCGGCCGAGGAGGCCGAGCCGAGCGCCGCGGACGCGGAGGCCGTCGAGGAGTCCGGCGTCGAAGTGCAGGCCGCGGAGCCGGAGGAGACGGCTGCCGATGAGACCGCTCGCGCCCAGGCCGAGGCGCTCAAGGAGAAGCCCAAGAGCCAGCAGGACGAAGCCAAGAAGCGTGAAGAGGAGCGCGAACGCAAGCGTGCCGAGCTCGAAGCCAAGCGTGAGCGCGAAGCCGAGGAGCGTGCCCAGCGCAAGCAGGAGGCCAAGCCGAAGAAGAAGAAGGCAGAGCAGCCTGCTGGTGGCCGAGGCGCGGGCGCCCGGCGTGGTGGCAAGAAGCGCGGGGGCGGTACCGCGGCCAAGCAGCTGCAGCAGGAGTTTGAGCGGCCGACGGCGCCGGTGGTCCGTGAGGTCGAGATCCCCGAGACGATCACTGTGGCGGAACTCGCCGACCGCATGAGCGTCAAGGCTGCCGCCCTGATCAAGGAGATGATGAAACAGGGCGTGATGGCCACGATCAACCAGGCCATCGACCAGGAGACCGCCGCGATCCTCGTCGAGGAGATGGGTCACAAGCCCAAGCTCCAGCGCGATGATGATGTCGAGGAGGAGCTGCTGCGTCAGGGCGAACAGCCCGAGGGCGAGCAGATCGGCCGTGCGCCGGTGGTGACCGTCATGGGCCACGTCGACCACGGCAAGACTTCGCTGCTCGACTACATCCGCCGCGCCAAGGTGGCTTCGGGCGAGGCCGGCGGCATCACGCAGCACATCGGCGCTTATCGCGTCGAGGGGGAGAACGGCAGCGCGACCTTCCTCGATACGCCCGGTCACCAGGCCTTCACGGCCATGCGGGCCCGGGGCGCGCAGATGACCGACATCGTCGTGCTGGTGGTGGCCGCCGACGACGGTGTCATGCCGCAGACCAAGGAGGCGGTCGAGCACGCCCGCGCCGCCGAGGTCCCGATCGTCGTGGCGGTGAACAAGATGGACAAGGAGGACGCGGACCCCAACCGCGTCAAGCAGGAACTCTCGCAGATGGAGGTCATCCCGGAGGAGTGGGGTGGCGACGTCCAGTTCGTCCACGTCTCGGCCATGACCGGTGAAGGCATGGACGAGCTGATCGAGGCCATTGTCCTGCAGGCCGAGCTCCAGGAGCTGAAGGCCGTCAAGGATTGCCCGGCGCGCGGGGTCGTGCTGGAGTCGAGCCTGGACAAGGGCCGTGGCCCGGTGGCCACGGTGCTGGTGCAGAACGGTTACCTGCATCGCGGCGACACGGTCATCTCCGGCACCGAGTTCGGTCGCGTACGCGCCTTGGTCGATGAGCACGGCAAGCGCGTTAACGAAGCCGGTCCGTCGACCCCGGTGGAGGTTTTGGGCCTCTCCGGCCTGCCGGATGCCGGTGACGACATCATGGTCGTCGAGGACGAGCGCAAGGCGCGCGAAGTGGCCGAGAGCCGCTCCGAGCGTCAGCGCGAGAAGCGTCTGGCGCAGCAGCAGGCCGCCCGGATGGAGAACCTCTTCTCGCAGATGAAGGAGGATGAGGTCTCCACCATCAACCTGCTGGTCAAGGCCGATGTCCACGGCTCCGCAGAGGCGCTGCGACAGTCGCTGGAAGACCTCTCTCACGAGGAGGTGCGGGTGCGCGTGGTCTCCTCCGGTGTTGGCGCCATCACCGAGTCCGACGTCAACCTGGCGCTGGCCTCTGAGGCGATCATGATCGGGTTCAACGTCCGAGCCGACGCCGCGGCCAAGCGCATGGTCCAGGAGCATGGGGTCGACCTGCACTACTACAGTGTCATCTACGACGCCATTGAGCAGGTCAAGAACGCCATCTCCGGTATGCTTGAGCCGACCCTTGAGGAGCACATCCTGGGCACCGCGGAGGTCCGCGAGGTCTTCCGCTCGTCGAAGCTCGGCCAGGTGGCGGGCTGCCTGGTCGTCGATGGCGTGGTTCGCCGCCGCAACCCGATCCGGGTTCTGCGTGACAGCGTGGTGATCTACGAGGGCGAGCTGGAGTCCCTGCGGCGCTTCAAGGACGACGTCAACGAAGTGCGCGCCGGCACCGAGTGCGGTATCGGCGTGAAGAACTACAACGACGTTCGTGCCGGCGACCAGATCGAGTGCTACGAGCGGGTCGAGGTGCAGCGGAGCCTGTAA
- the nusA gene encoding transcription termination factor NusA has translation MSKEILLVVEATSNEKGVDREVIFEAIEAALASATRKRHLEDIDARVAVDRQSGDYATYRRWEVVPDEESVEEPQRQISLERARERDENAEVGGYVEEPIESVDFGRIAAQTAKQVIVQKVREAERAQIVDAYQHRIGELVNGSVKRMERGSAIIDLGENTEALVSREDLIPREAVRPNDRIRGYLRDVRSEPRGPQLFVSRTANEFLVELFKIEVPEVGQGLIEILGAARDPGMRAKISVRALDPRIDPVGACVGMRGSRVQAVSNELSGERIDIIPWDENPAQFVINALAPAEVESIVVDEDRGAMDVAVAEEQLSQAIGRGGQNVRLASELTGWELNVMTAEEAEAKSEREAGELVQLFVEHLDVDEDVAGVLVQEGFSSIEEVAYVPTAELLEIEEFDEDIVEALRSRARDVLLAQAIAEEANENQPSEELLALEGMDEQTAKALAERGVATVEDLADQSVDDLMEVEGMDEDRAGQLIMKAREPWFAASEGGERAD, from the coding sequence ATGAGTAAAGAAATCCTGTTGGTCGTGGAGGCCACCTCCAATGAGAAGGGTGTGGACCGGGAGGTGATCTTCGAGGCCATTGAGGCGGCCCTGGCCTCGGCCACGCGCAAGCGCCATCTGGAGGACATCGACGCCCGCGTTGCGGTCGATCGGCAGAGTGGCGATTACGCCACCTATCGGCGCTGGGAGGTGGTCCCCGACGAAGAGTCGGTGGAGGAGCCGCAGCGCCAGATCAGCCTGGAGCGTGCCCGGGAGCGTGATGAGAACGCCGAAGTGGGCGGGTATGTCGAGGAGCCCATCGAATCGGTCGACTTCGGCCGCATCGCCGCGCAGACTGCCAAGCAGGTCATCGTGCAGAAGGTGCGCGAGGCCGAGCGGGCGCAGATCGTTGACGCTTACCAGCACCGTATCGGCGAGTTGGTCAACGGCTCGGTCAAGCGTATGGAGCGCGGTAGCGCCATCATCGATCTGGGCGAGAACACCGAGGCTCTAGTCTCCCGCGAAGATCTGATCCCGCGGGAGGCTGTGCGACCCAACGACCGTATTCGCGGCTACCTGCGTGACGTCCGCTCAGAGCCGCGGGGGCCGCAACTGTTCGTCAGCCGCACGGCCAATGAGTTTCTGGTCGAGCTCTTCAAGATCGAGGTGCCCGAAGTCGGCCAGGGGTTGATCGAGATCCTGGGCGCCGCCCGCGATCCGGGGATGCGCGCCAAGATCTCGGTGCGGGCTCTGGATCCGCGCATCGATCCGGTCGGGGCCTGCGTGGGTATGCGCGGCTCGCGCGTGCAGGCAGTCTCCAACGAGCTCAGCGGCGAGCGGATCGATATTATCCCCTGGGATGAGAACCCGGCTCAGTTTGTCATCAACGCGTTGGCGCCGGCCGAGGTCGAGTCCATCGTGGTCGATGAGGACCGCGGTGCCATGGATGTCGCCGTCGCCGAGGAGCAACTCTCCCAGGCGATCGGTCGTGGTGGGCAGAACGTGCGGCTGGCCAGCGAGCTCACCGGCTGGGAACTCAACGTGATGACGGCCGAGGAGGCCGAGGCGAAGAGCGAGCGCGAAGCCGGTGAGCTGGTGCAGTTGTTCGTCGAGCACCTCGACGTCGATGAAGATGTTGCCGGCGTGCTGGTCCAGGAAGGCTTTTCCAGCATCGAGGAGGTGGCCTACGTGCCCACCGCCGAGCTGCTGGAGATCGAGGAGTTCGACGAGGACATCGTCGAGGCCCTGCGCAGTCGCGCCCGGGATGTGCTCCTGGCCCAGGCGATTGCCGAGGAGGCCAACGAGAACCAGCCCAGCGAGGAGCTGCTGGCCCTTGAGGGGATGGATGAGCAGACGGCGAAAGCCCTGGCCGAGCGCGGTGTCGCCACGGTCGAGGACCTGGCCGATCAGTCCGTGGACGACCTGATGGAGGTCGAAGGCATGGACGAGGATCGGGCCGGACAGCTGATCATGAAGGCCCGCGAGCCGTGGTTCGCAGCCAGTGAGGGCGGCGAGCGCGCCGACTGA
- a CDS encoding NADH-quinone oxidoreductase subunit J yields MEQVIFYIFAGVLLFAATMVISVRNPVHAALFLVLAFFNAAVIWVLAGAEFLGIALVLVYVGAVMVLFLFVLMMLDINIAPMREGFTRYLPVGALVAVLMAAQLVAVIVSERADLISGTIPEPAADVNNIQAIGGVLYTVYVYPFEIAAVILLLAIVAAITLTLRRREGTHKQDVSRQLSVKKDDRLRLVRMKSSRRQDHRQN; encoded by the coding sequence ATGGAACAGGTGATCTTCTACATCTTCGCCGGGGTGCTGCTGTTCGCAGCGACCATGGTGATCTCGGTGCGCAACCCGGTCCACGCGGCGTTGTTCCTGGTGCTCGCGTTCTTCAACGCCGCGGTGATCTGGGTACTTGCCGGTGCCGAATTCCTGGGGATCGCGCTGGTGCTCGTCTACGTCGGCGCGGTGATGGTGCTCTTCCTCTTCGTGCTGATGATGCTCGATATCAACATCGCCCCGATGCGCGAGGGGTTCACGCGGTACCTCCCGGTGGGGGCCCTGGTCGCAGTGCTGATGGCCGCGCAGCTGGTGGCGGTCATCGTCTCGGAGCGGGCGGATCTGATCAGCGGCACGATCCCCGAGCCGGCGGCAGACGTGAACAACATCCAGGCCATCGGTGGGGTGCTGTACACGGTCTACGTCTACCCGTTCGAGATCGCGGCGGTGATCCTGCTGCTGGCCATCGTCGCCGCGATCACCCTGACGCTGCGCCGGCGCGAGGGGACGCATAAGCAGGACGTGTCCCGGCAGCTGTCGGTGAAGAAGGACGACCGCCTGCGTCTGGTGCGCATGAAGTCCTCGCGGCGGCAGGACCATAGGCAGAACTAA
- the nuoL gene encoding NADH-quinone oxidoreductase subunit L, with translation METVLYAIVLFPLAAAAIAGLAGGWVGRAGAHWVTILGVAISCALSFWVLYGLIWGDLEPVDFTVYTWASVGDLSFEIGFLVDRLTAVMMATVTFVALMVHIYTIGYMHDDPGYQRFFSYIALFTFAMLMLVMANNLLQLFFAWEAVGLVSYLLIGFWYTRESAIFANLKAFLVNRVGDLGLLLGIAVLAGAFGTLHYGEIFAAVEADPGRTLNLFGAAEWSLVTVAALLIFIGCMGKSAQVPLHVWLPDSMEGPTPISALIHAATMVTAGIFLVARMSPVFELSTVALTVVLVVGALTAFFMGLIGLVQNDIKRVIAYSTLSQLGYMVAALGVSAYAAGVFHLFTHAFFKALLFLGAGSVIIALHHEQDMRKMGGLAKYMPVTYVAMLLGTLALIGIPGFSGFFSKDAIIEAVGYSAGGWATFAYWLLVLGVFVTALYSFRLLFMVFHGEERMDEHARKHLHESPLVVTVPLVLLAVPSVLIGLFTFGPMVMGDFFYADGSIRVLAEQTGLDRLAEGYNGVLGFMAHALVTPVLYLVLAGVFVAWLLYLRRPDLRAQVVAPLRPLERVLEHKYGFDWLYIRGFTDGGRAFAGLLSKAGDRWLIDGLLVNGTARLIGRIAAGARYSQTGYLYHYAFVMVIGVLLLISFFVVRTLFA, from the coding sequence ATGGAGACGGTCCTCTACGCCATCGTCCTCTTCCCGCTGGCCGCGGCTGCCATCGCCGGCCTGGCCGGCGGCTGGGTCGGCCGTGCCGGCGCCCACTGGGTGACCATTCTCGGTGTCGCCATCTCCTGTGCCCTGTCGTTCTGGGTGCTCTACGGCCTGATCTGGGGCGACCTGGAGCCGGTGGACTTCACCGTCTACACGTGGGCCTCGGTGGGCGACCTGAGCTTCGAGATCGGCTTCCTGGTCGACCGGCTCACCGCGGTGATGATGGCCACCGTGACCTTTGTCGCGCTGATGGTTCATATCTACACCATCGGCTACATGCACGACGACCCAGGCTATCAGCGGTTTTTCAGCTACATCGCGCTGTTCACCTTCGCCATGCTGATGCTGGTCATGGCGAACAACCTGCTGCAGCTGTTCTTTGCCTGGGAGGCCGTCGGCCTGGTCTCGTACCTGCTGATCGGCTTCTGGTACACCCGCGAGAGCGCCATCTTCGCCAACCTCAAGGCGTTCCTGGTTAATCGTGTGGGCGACCTGGGGCTGCTGCTGGGGATCGCCGTGCTCGCCGGGGCCTTCGGTACGCTCCACTACGGCGAGATCTTCGCGGCGGTGGAAGCCGATCCCGGCCGGACGCTGAACCTCTTCGGCGCCGCCGAGTGGAGCCTGGTGACGGTCGCCGCGCTGCTGATCTTCATCGGCTGCATGGGCAAGTCGGCCCAGGTCCCGCTCCACGTGTGGCTGCCCGACTCCATGGAGGGCCCGACGCCCATCTCGGCCCTAATCCACGCCGCCACCATGGTGACCGCCGGCATCTTCCTGGTCGCCCGCATGTCGCCGGTCTTCGAGCTGTCCACCGTGGCGCTGACCGTGGTCCTGGTGGTCGGTGCGCTGACGGCCTTCTTCATGGGGCTGATCGGCCTGGTGCAGAACGACATCAAGCGGGTCATCGCCTATTCGACGCTCTCGCAACTCGGCTACATGGTCGCCGCCTTGGGCGTCTCGGCCTACGCCGCCGGTGTCTTCCATCTGTTCACCCACGCCTTCTTCAAGGCGCTGCTCTTCCTCGGTGCCGGGTCGGTCATCATCGCCCTGCATCACGAGCAGGACATGCGCAAGATGGGGGGGCTGGCCAAGTACATGCCGGTGACCTATGTCGCCATGCTGCTCGGCACCCTGGCGCTGATCGGCATCCCGGGCTTCTCCGGTTTCTTCTCCAAGGACGCCATCATCGAGGCCGTGGGGTACTCCGCCGGGGGCTGGGCGACCTTCGCCTACTGGTTGCTGGTGCTCGGCGTCTTCGTCACTGCGCTCTACAGTTTCCGGCTGCTGTTCATGGTCTTTCACGGCGAGGAGCGCATGGACGAGCACGCCCGCAAGCATCTGCATGAGAGCCCACTGGTGGTTACCGTACCGCTGGTGTTGCTGGCTGTGCCCTCGGTGCTGATCGGCCTGTTCACCTTCGGGCCGATGGTCATGGGCGATTTCTTCTACGCCGATGGCTCGATCCGCGTGCTCGCCGAACAGACCGGGCTGGACCGCCTGGCCGAAGGATATAACGGCGTGCTGGGCTTCATGGCCCACGCGCTGGTGACACCGGTGCTCTACCTGGTGCTGGCCGGGGTCTTCGTCGCCTGGCTGCTCTACCTGCGCCGCCCCGACCTGCGGGCACAGGTGGTGGCGCCCCTGCGGCCGCTGGAGCGGGTGCTCGAGCACAAGTACGGGTTCGACTGGCTCTATATCCGCGGCTTCACGGATGGCGGTCGGGCGTTCGCCGGCCTGCTGTCGAAGGCCGGGGATCGCTGGCTGATCGACGGGCTGCTGGTCAACGGTACGGCCCGTTTGATCGGTCGTATCGCCGCCGGGGCGCGGTACTCGCAGACCGGGTACCTGTACCACTACGCCTTCGTCATGGTCATCGGCGTGCTGCTGCTGATCTCATTCTTCGTTGTGCGAACGCTGTTCGCCTAG